The following are encoded together in the Desulfomicrobium macestii genome:
- a CDS encoding efflux RND transporter periplasmic adaptor subunit: MALVLCICGFLAGCSDAPANTSGVAEGGTAGPASEAAVPARPVHVVNVVTEEIRTVTMRDMLVLPGETEALHDVRLAAQRGGVVEWVGVTEGSVVGTGDHIARIDLSALGAARDRARANVRLAEDQLLRRRELHAQGVLAREELEQAQNELTSAVTRLREAEVEYGHGTVSSTLDGVVNKVHVDPGEFVAEGGPVADIVNVATMRINFNVPEGDVRFLAEGQKVTVLVDTYPERQWMGEIDFVAWKADPATRTFQVRVVVDNADGSIRPGMIARAAFLRRLIENAVTVPLFTVQDKGGERIVFVELNGVAQARSVELGVIEGDRVQVLGGLKAGDRLIVAGHTEVEDGTKVNVR; encoded by the coding sequence GTGGCGCTTGTCCTTTGCATCTGCGGCTTTCTGGCCGGCTGTTCGGATGCGCCCGCGAACACTTCCGGCGTGGCCGAAGGCGGCACGGCAGGCCCTGCCTCCGAGGCTGCGGTACCGGCCAGGCCTGTGCACGTGGTCAATGTCGTGACCGAGGAGATAAGGACCGTCACCATGCGCGACATGCTGGTCCTGCCCGGGGAAACCGAGGCTCTGCATGACGTGCGCCTGGCCGCCCAGCGCGGCGGCGTCGTGGAGTGGGTCGGGGTGACCGAAGGGAGTGTCGTTGGCACCGGAGATCACATCGCCCGCATCGACCTGTCCGCCCTGGGCGCCGCCCGTGACCGCGCGCGGGCGAACGTGCGGCTGGCCGAAGATCAGCTGCTGCGCAGACGCGAGCTCCACGCGCAGGGCGTTCTGGCCCGGGAAGAACTGGAGCAGGCCCAGAACGAGCTGACCTCGGCCGTGACGCGGTTGCGCGAGGCCGAGGTCGAGTACGGACATGGCACGGTGTCGTCCACCCTGGACGGCGTGGTCAACAAGGTCCATGTCGACCCCGGCGAATTCGTGGCCGAGGGCGGACCCGTGGCTGATATCGTCAACGTGGCCACCATGCGCATCAACTTCAACGTGCCCGAGGGCGATGTGCGTTTCCTGGCCGAAGGGCAAAAGGTCACGGTGCTCGTGGACACCTATCCCGAGCGGCAGTGGATGGGAGAGATCGATTTCGTGGCCTGGAAGGCGGATCCCGCGACCCGCACCTTTCAGGTCCGGGTGGTGGTGGACAATGCCGATGGCAGCATCCGACCCGGCATGATCGCACGGGCGGCTTTTTTGCGACGCCTGATCGAGAATGCCGTGACCGTGCCCCTCTTCACCGTGCAGGACAAGGGAGGCGAACGGATCGTTTTCGTGGAGCTGAACGGAGTGGCCCAGGCGCGTTCCGTCGAGCTGGGCGTCATCGAGGGTGACCGCGTGCAGGTGCTCGGCGGCCTCAAGGCCGGGGACAGGCTCATCGTGGCCGGGCACACCGAGGTGGAGGACGGGACAAAGGTGAACGTGCGATGA